The Leisingera daeponensis DSM 23529 genome includes the window GATGATGTCGGGATCGAAATAGCCCATGCCCTCGATCCGCAGCACCCCGGCATTGCCGCCGGCAAAGCCCATCGCGACCTCGTGTTCGGCATCCAGCTGTTTCTCGAAGTTCTGGATATAGAGGATCAGGCGCTCGTAGGCCCAGCGGGCGGGGCTTTTGGCGGCATCTGGCTTTTGCAGCTTTTCCGGCACTTCGGTCAGCCCGGCGCAGGCATCGGGGTCGGAGTGGACTTCATGCACGCAGGGCAGCACCGCCGCTTCCGCTGCCTCGGCGCTGGTTGAAATCTCGTCGTTCATGGTTCCCCCTTGTCCGGGGTGCGTCACCCCTTGCTTGTCCGGGGTGCCTCACCCCTGGCGCTGGTAGAGCCAGGCTCCGTCTTCGCGCTCCCAGCGCGTCACCTGACCGGTATGGTACAGATGGTTTACATGGGCCACCGCCTCGACCAGCGCAAGGCCGTACTCGCCTTCGCCGATTGTGCGCTTGAACAGGGGGGCAAAGCAATCGGCGGCCGTGCGCGGCTCCGACAGGTGGTCCATCAGCCGGTCCAGAGCACCGTGGTGGTTGCCGATCAGCTGCTGCATCCGGAGCGGCAGGCGGGTGAACGGCAGCTTATGGCCGCCCAGGGCCAGGTGGTCGGGGCGCGCCAGTTTCGACAGCCGCTCGCAGGCTTCCAGCCATTCGCCCAGCGGGTCCGCCATCGGTTCGGTGGCGTAGACGCCGATATTGGGGCTTATGGTCGACAGGATCTGGTCGCCGGTGATCACCAGATTGTCATCGCGGCTCCAGAAGGTAGCGTGCTCCGGCGCGTGGCCGTTGCCGATATGCACATCCCAGTCGCGCCCGCCCATGCGGATCACGTCGTCCTGCTTGATCCGGGTGAAGCCTAGCGGCATCGGGTGCACGGTATCGGCAAAGTTGAAGGGCCGGTCATTCACCCGCTTTTCATAGAACTCCGGCGCCATGCCCGCGCTGCGGTAATAGGCGAGGGTTTCTTCCGGCCAGACTTCCTGCACGTCCAGCGTCAGCATCCGGGCAAACAGCCAGGCGGTGCGGGTGGTGATCAGCTCAGCCCCATGCGCGCTTTGGAACCAGCCGACCAGCCCGATGTGATCGGGGTGGTGGTGGGTACCAACAACCCGCCGCACCGGCTTGCCCTGCAAGGGGCCGGCCATCAGGCTGTCCCAGATCGCACGGC containing:
- a CDS encoding MBL fold metallo-hydrolase: MTDIPDVSPRTPWQEPPAQGEAIEVAEGVLWMRQPLPMKLDHVNIYALDDGDGWTVIDTGFNTRKSRAIWDSLMAGPLQGKPVRRVVGTHHHPDHIGLVGWFQSAHGAELITTRTAWLFARMLTLDVQEVWPEETLAYYRSAGMAPEFYEKRVNDRPFNFADTVHPMPLGFTRIKQDDVIRMGGRDWDVHIGNGHAPEHATFWSRDDNLVITGDQILSTISPNIGVYATEPMADPLGEWLEACERLSKLARPDHLALGGHKLPFTRLPLRMQQLIGNHHGALDRLMDHLSEPRTAADCFAPLFKRTIGEGEYGLALVEAVAHVNHLYHTGQVTRWEREDGAWLYQRQG
- a CDS encoding DUF6173 family protein; the protein is MNDEISTSAEAAEAAVLPCVHEVHSDPDACAGLTEVPEKLQKPDAAKSPARWAYERLILYIQNFEKQLDAEHEVAMGFAGGNAGVLRIEGMGYFDPDIITFYGSEGSGSRTQLVQHVSQLNVMLRAVPKARQEEPATRIGFRLASDLQQD